CTGTTTCTTGTTTTGTTGGCCAAGTTACTCGACGCAATTCGACTCGTGCATCTTTTAGCAAACGAACGAAGCCTTTACCTTGATGGGTGGCGTATAATAAACCTAAAGCCACAACGATACAAGCAAAAATTGCCCCAACGCGCACCCAAATATTATTTGCAGGCGCCCAATACGCTGGTAAATACTGATTCACCATAGTAGCTAAAAGCAAGAATGCAATTGCAATCACCCATAGAACAATATCTAGAGGCGAACCAGAACGAACAACTTCAGCAGAATTATTTCTTTGAGGAATTGGCGCGTCGCTCAATGCGTCACGCGATTTATCATTCGACATTTTTGTACTCGTCGTAGAACTCGCGACTTATTATATGAACAACTAAGCCAGCATCAAGCTTTTTATTTCAAAATATGGCAGGTCAGGAGGGACTCGAACCCCCAACATTCGGTTTTGGAGACCGACGCTCTACCAATTGAACTACTGACCTATAATGCAAGTTGAGAGCCAAAGCCCTCAACCTGAGACGTAATCCGTCACTATATTATGCTTATGCAGTTACTTTCGCAACAACACCAGCACCTACAGTACGACCACCTTCACGGATCGCAAAACGTAGACCTGGGTCCATTGCGATTGGGTGGATTAATTCTACTGACATTTCAACGTTGTCACCTGGCATAACCATTTCAACGCCGTCTTGTAATTGGATTGCGCCAGTTACGTCAGTTGTACGGAAGTAGAACTGTGGACGGTAACCGTTAAGGAATGGAGTATGACGACCACCTTCTTCTTTAGAAAGTACGTATACTTCTGCATCGAATTTAGTGTGCGGCTTGATTGTACCTGGTTTAGCAAGTACTTGACCACGTTGTACGTCTTCACGCTTAGTACCACGTAAAAGAACACCACAGTTCTCGCCTGCACGACCTTCGTCAAGAAGTTTACGGAACATTTCTACGCCAGTTACAGTTGTTTTAACTGTATCTTTAATACCAACGATCTCTACTTCTTCACCAACTTTAACGATACCAGCTTCTACACGGCCTGTTACTACAGTACCACGACCAGAAATTGAGAATACGTCTTCGATTGGCATTAAGAATGCTTTGTCGATAGCACGTTCTGGTTCTGGAATGTAAGAGTCAAGCGCTTCAACAAGAGCAAGAACTGAAGACTCGCCATATTGACCAGCATCACCGTTAAGAGCAGCAAGAGCTGAACCACGGATAACAGGAGTGTCATCACCTGGGAAGTCATAAGTAGAAAGAAGTTCACGAACTTCCATTTCTACTAATTCAAGTAATTCTTCATCATCAACAAGGTCACACTTGTTCAAGAATACGATGATGTAAGGTACACCAACCTGACGAGAAAGAAGGATGTGTTCACGAGTTTGTGGCATTGGACCATCAGTCGCAGCACATACAAGGATCGCGCCGTCCATCTGAGCAGCACCAGTAATCATGTTTTTAACATAATCGGCGTGGCCCGGGCAGTCTACGTGAGCGTAGTGACGGATTGGAGAATCGTATTCTACGTGTGAAGTATTAATTGTAATACCACGTGCTTTTTCTTCAGGTGCTGAGTCGATTTGTGAGTAATCTTTCGCTTCACCGCCGTAAGTTTTTGCACAAATAGTTGCAATCGCAGCAGTTAAAGTTGTTTTACCATGGTCAACGTGACCAATTGTGCCCACGTTTACGTGTGGCTTATTACGTTCAAACTTAGCCTTAGCCATGTTTATAGTCCTCGTTTACGTCGAACACAATTCTGAGCAAGACTCAGCATCGACATATCGCCTAAAAAATCAAACACCCAATACTTGAAAAGCAGACTAATAAGCCTGCTTTTTAAATCTTTGTAGAAAATCTACTAAACTGTATCTGGAGCTCTTATCGAGATTTGAACTCGAGACCTCTCCCTTACCAAGGGAGTGCTCTACCACTGAGCTATAAGAGCGATTATCCTTCGATGGAGCGGGAGACGAGGGTCGAACTCGCGACATGCAGCTTGGAAGGCTGCCGCTCTACCAACTGAGCTACTCCCGCACGATGCTGGTATACTTAGCACTTCAATCGAAGTTAATGGTGGTGAGAGAAGGATTCGAACCTTCGAAACTTTCGTAGCGGAGTTACAGTCCGCCCCCTTTGACCGCTCGGGAATCTCACCATATCACACTTATTTCAGTGTTATCCCACACTTAACAACTTCACACTTTAAATGGTGCCGGCACACGGATTCGAACTGTGGACCTACTGATTACAAGTCAGTTGCTCTACCAACTGAGCTATGCCGGCGCTTCTTAGTGTTTCGTACGTTTCGTATCGGAACGGTGTGCAGTTTAGCAAAACTTCCAAACGATGCAAGCAGTTTTTTTAAAAAAACTGCTAAAAACTCATAAAATCAATCCGTTTGATGATAATTCAACCGCTTTGATCACTGCGCGAGCTTTTATTTGGGTTTCATTCCATTCCGATTCAGGATTTGAGTCAGCAACTAAGCCCGCTCCAGCCTGTACATACACTTTTTTATCACGGATTACACACGTACGGATTGCAATCGACATATCCATTTCACCATGCCATCCTAAATATCCCACTGCCCCACCAAAAACACCTCTTTTCACAGGCTCTACTTCGTCAATAATTTCCATTGCACGAATTTTAGGTGCGCCAGACAAAGTACCTGCTGGAAAAGTTGCCTTAAATACGTCTAGTGCATCGATATCATCACGCACCTCACCTTGTACATTTGAAACGATGTGCATGACATGCGAATAGCGTTCAATGACCATTTGATCAGTCACTTTGACCTTACCAATTTTAGAAACTCGCCCAACATCATTTCGACCAAGGTCAATCAACATTAAATGCTCTGCGATTTCTTTTTCATCAGAAAGCAAGTCTTTTTCTAAAGCGATATCTTCTTCTTTAGTTTTTCCACGTGGTCTCGTACCAGCCAATGGGCGAACTGTCGCAATACCATTTTCAAGACGAGAGAGAATTTCAGGTGATGACCCTACAATATGGAATGGTTTTTGATCCGTAATTGTTTGACCTTGTACTAAGAACAAATAAGGCGAAGGATTTAAATGGCGTAAAGCACGGTAAACCTGTAAAGCCTCTCCATCAAAGTCAGAAACCATACGTTGACCAGGAACAACCTGCATAACATCACCCGCACGAATATATTCTTTAACCTTTTCTATGGTCTCTAAGAATTTCGCTTTACCCGTAATCGATTCAAAATGTGGGGGTGTATGTGGCTTAGCTTGCAAACTAACTGGTGTAGCCAACAACTGTTCCAATTGATCTAACTTTTGCTGCGCATCTTCATAAGCATTTGGCTGTGCTGTATCGGCATGAACAATTAAAAACAGAGTATCTTTAAGGTTATCAAAGACAATGACCGTTTTTGATAGCATTAACCACAAATCCGGCAATGTAATTGGATCAGCCGCAGGAACATTTTTTAAACGTGGCTCTATGTAGCGAACTGCATCATAGCCTAAATAACCAACCAGCCCGCCAGTAAAACTTGGTAAGTCTGGTAAAAGCTCAGCTGGTGGAACTGTAAATTGCTTCTGGAATTCACGAATATATTCAAATGGATCTAGACAATCTTCTTGTGTGATCGAACCATCAGCATGCTGTATAGATAAAACGCCAGCATTACATGAAAAAACTGTCGATTCACCCAAACCAATCATGGAGTAACGCGCCCAGTTTTCACCCCCCTCAACCGATTCAAATAAATAAGCTTGTTTTTGCTCCTTAAAACGAGCAAAAACAGATAAAGGTGTTTCCGTATCTGCCAAACGTTGACGATAAACTGGAATAGTGTTGTAACCTGATGCTTTAAGCTGTTCGAATTGCGCTAAAGTAGTCATGAATTTTTCTCTAATATGGTTTCGATTTAAAAGTGTGTTTTCTAGTTTCGATTTAGACACGCCATCGAAAAACCATACGCTTATTCATGCTGATCTCCATTTCACTCATTAGATAATTAACTCAGCCAAACTATCAACCACTTGCTGAGGTTTGCAATCATAGATATTTTCTCCATGATTATAGCCATAGCTAACCACAATACAATCAATTCCCGCACGACGCGCAGCCTCAATATCATTACTTGAATCGCCAATCATTAATGATTGTGACGCAGATATTTTTAGACTTTGCATGCAATGCAATAAAGGCAATGGATGTGGCTTTCTCTCGGACAAACTATCGCCTCCAAGTACAACTTGAAAATAAGAAGAAAGTTCTAATGCATCAAGTAACCCTTGAGCAAGTTGCACAGGCTTATTGGTAACACATGCCATATGTATATTCAAAGTTTTACAATGCTTTAAAAACTCAGTTACACCAGGATAAATTTGAGTATTCACACAAAGTTCAGCACGGTATATGTCAACAAACTTCTGCAAGAGGACTTTATGCTGTTCAGCATCTAATTTTCCAAAAATATGAAGCAGAACACTTTCACAGAGTTTAGACACTCCCTTACCTACCCATGCTCGGATCTGGGCTTCTGTTATTAAAGGCCATTTTAATTCTTGTAAACTTAAATTCATTGATCTATATAAATCAGCAGCAGAATCAACTAGTGTTCCATCTAGATCAAATAAAATTAAATCGCGCTTACTTAATTGTGCAACAGACATCTTCTTCTTCTCAAAATTTAAAAGGCATGCGTTTAGCATGCCTTGATTGTAAAAGCAGCAAGGGATTATTTAAAGAATAACCATGCCAATAAAGCTAAAATTACTAAAATAATAATAGTGATTAAACCAACTGAGGCATTCTTCTGTTGCTCTTTTTCTTCAGCAACACGAGAAACAGGCTCCTCAAAGGCAACAGGTGATGGTTGTTTTACATTGACATCCACACCCTCTGGAATAGGTGCAGGCTTTGGTATAGAGATATTCTGTGGCATACCATCACGACGAACTTCTGTTTCTGCAGCACGCTCTGCAAGACTTGGCATTCCTTGATCACTTAAGTCTTGTGTTAGTGCAGCAGTTTGCACTGGTTCTGCTTCGATTTCGGGTAAATCTAATATTTCTTTCGCAGGCGCTAATACAGAAAATTTAAAGCTAGCAAATTGAACAATATCACCATCATGCAGCTGTTTTTCTTGCTCAATACGAATATCGTTTATGAATGTACCATTTGATGAATTAAGGTCTTGCACCCATAGCAATTGATCTTTTAAAAGCAATGCAGCGTGGCGACGTGAAATTTCAGCGGCTTGCAACAATACATCAGCATCTTGATGGCGCCCGACTAACATATCACGATCAACACTAATTTCTTGGCCAGTAATTTCGCCAGTAATTGCTTGTAATTTCCAAGTCATGCGTATGTCCTATTCATTTTTTATCAATCATAACATGCTACTACGGTGCTGTGCTTGGACGCAGTGTCGTTGTTGTTACGGTATTTTTAGTACGATTAACTTCAGGTTCAGGCAACTGTAAGGTTTGTCTTTGAACCGATGGCTCTACAGCTACAGGTGTTGTTACTGTCGAGCTTTTGCCACCTGAAGGAACCTGCTGATAATTTTTTGGCTGAGAGGTAATGTTTGGCGGAGTCATTTTTTGATTATAGACATCATCAACCTGTTCAGGCAATTTGGCAAAGTTGCCATTTCTATCCATCGCCAATTGCAAGCTGTAAAGCTGGTTGTAGCGCTGCTGAGACAAACGGCGCACATCATTCGCATCACCCACAATTGTTGGATGAATAAAAACAAGAAGATTACGCTTCGTATTACTTCTACTGTCTGATCGGAATAATCTACCTACATATGGAATACTGCTTAAACCAGGAATACCTTGACGACTCAGCTCAACATCATCAGACACCAAACCACCTAAAACAACTGTTTGTCCATGTTCGGCCAATACAGCAGTTTTAATAGCACGTTTATTGGTAATTAAATCGGCCGCTTGCCCTTTACTAGTCTGAACATTCGAAACTTCTTGCTCTACTTCAAGACGAACCGTACCGCCTTCACCGATATGTGGAACAACTTTTAATGTCACACCCACATCTTTACGTTCAACAGTTGTATATGGATTGATACCTGTACTATTCGTAGTGACTGACCCTGTTACAAATGGAACGTTCTGACCGACAACGATATAAGCCTCTTCATTATCCATCGTAACAATAGATGGGGTCGACAATAAGTTTGATTTAGTGTTGCTTTTGAGTGCTTGAATCAAGGCACCGTAAGCCTTACGGGAATTTTCAAAATTACCCAAAGCCAAAGTTGCACCGTTACCTTTATTGGCTCCACCAGCAATAGCAGACGCTGCTCCAGCCGAGCCACCCGATAAATAACCAGCAGCAATAGAAGATAAACTAGCACCAACATTACTAAAGCTAAGCAAACCAATCCCACTAGATAAATCACCTAGCGCCCATTGGATTCCAAGTTGATCCGCATCATCCCCTGAAACTTCAATAATTGCAGCTTCAATCAGAACTTGCTGACGTCGAACATCAAGCTGCTGAATAGCAGATTCAATTTCGCGCATTAATTGAGGATCAGCCTTAACCACTAACGAGTTTTGGGCATTATCCGCAATAATACTCACACCATTTTGGCTAAAGCTAGAGATACTGTTCTGATTACTATTATTTGAATTACCATTTAGGTTAATAGATGGCGTAGAAATTGAGCTACCATTTGAACCAGAGGTATTTGAACTGGAATTTTGGTTATTACCCATCAAATTATTGATAGGATTCGATGAGTTAGAAGAACTATTATTATTTGACGAAGAAACTGCTTGTCCTGTTACGAGGCCTTGCAAAATCTCAGATAAGTTTTTTGCACTAGCATATTTTAATCGAAAAACTTTTAAGCCGCCTAAGCGATCTGCTGAAGGCACATCCAACATTTCAATCATGTGGCGAATGCGTTTACGCGTTTCAGGATCACCCTTTACTAAAATACGATTTGTTCGGTTGTCTGCAATAATACGGATACGCGCCCCGTTAAAATCTTTAGATGCCCCCGTAGCGCTCATTGCCTCAAGTTGAGTAATAATTTCTTCCGCTTGGCTCGATTGGAGACTTATTGCCTCAATATCATTTTGCCCCGTACCGTCGAGGTTACGAATGATATTTTCAAGTTGGTAAATATTCGCTGCCCGGTCCGAAACAATTAGCGCATTAGTCCCTGCTATCGCAGCCATATGTGCAAATTGTGGCATTAAAGGACGAAGTGCTGGAATTAAATCATTTGGATTCGTGTTTTCAAGCCAAATGACTCGAGTGACAATTTGATCACCACGCAGTCTATTTCTAGAATCGTAAGGGATTCCCGAATTCTTAACATTACTATCTGGCACAAGCTTGATAGTGTTCCCTGAAGGAATTGCCACCACCCCATTTACATTTAAAACCCCAAGAAATAGATCATAAACTTCATCTTTATTAAGGGGTTTATTCGATATTACTGTGACATTGCCACGCACTCGCGGATCTACTGCAAAGTTTTTCCCCGTAATGTCTGCAACTTCATTAATAAATGCAGTTAAGTCAGCATCACGTAAATTGATCTTCCATGTCTGGGCATAGACGCTGCTGCTCACTGTCGCAATCAATGGAGCTGCTGCAAGTAATGCCCAAAGTGGACGTTGATGATTCAATAAAGCCATAACTTGCGATAATTCCTAACTCTTATGGTGACGTGTTATCACTAAAAATTTTGTTGTATGGTCATCACTTGATCACCACGTTTTATTTCTAATTTCACTTGCCCAGCTCGACGAGCCTGTTCAAGTAACTGCACATCCGTTTGCCCTTGCCCAACCGTTTGACCATTTAAGGAAACAATCCGGTCACCCGGCCTTAAACCTAACTTATTTCGAAGCGCAGTGGGTGTACGTTCTGTAACTTCAAAACCTCCGCCTGAGTTCCCGCTTACCCCCATATCTTTGAGGTACTGCTCTCGGTTCCCCTGCATTTGCTGAATAGCCTGTCCTAACGCCTCTTGAGTCGTATTAACAGGTGCCGACGACTGAGGCGCAGTTGCAGTTGGTTGTGAGGCATCTGGTGTCATAGGTTGATATAAACCGTTTGGCAAACCTTTAAACTGAAGCTCACGCGTACTTCCATTACCTTGACGCAATATCACGTGATCCCAATAAACTTCTGCCAACTGATAAGAGGTAGAACCTATTGTTTCTCCCACCCGATACCGGTCAGCAGTATTATCAAGCTTAATCACAGCCGAAGAAAAACGGTTGGGATAACCCAGCATCACGCCTTGTAATTCTAGGTTGACATTTTCCTGAGCTGCATTGGCTGAAGGTTCATTAAAAAGCGAAAAAGTACTAATGTTAGGAATTTGTGGTTGCTGTGATCCTAACTCTACACGATCAAACTGCATCATTTGAGGAGGTGCAATCACCCACCAAAATAATGAAGCCAATTTCCAGCACAGCCATAGAATTAAAACGGCAAATACAACCACACTTAACCGATCTAATTTTTGCCATTGTAGGTGCTGTAATTTCTCCATCCACACTTTCATTAGTTACCCCCTTGTATTAAGGGCTGACGAGAACTAATGACAAATGTATCTAAACCAGCTTTTCCATCATAAGATGGGATATTGAGTAATAACCTTTGGGTAAGCTGTACATCAAGCATCATGTTGGCATCTAATAAGAGATTCGCCATTTTTTGACTGCGTTGATCACGTATATCAACTTGTAATTGACCGTTTTGATCCGTTAGTTGCCCATTTAAAGAGGGCATATTCATCCGGTCTTGACGATCACCAATATTATAAATTAAAGCACCGCCCCCCCAATGCAATTGACCATCAACTGCGGCGAAACCCTGCTCTTTTTTATAATTAAAATTAATATCTTTTAACTGGATACTATTCACAGGCCATTGCCAGTTCACAATTTGTTTTAATGTTTCAGGCGCAACCTGACCATTCATAGCTTTTACAATTACTTTTTTACCCACGCCATAGCCCATTACCCCAGATAATTGGGTATTTCCACTATGGATATCTACATCAGCAGCGAACCGTAATAAAAACAGGTCAAGAGGTCTAGTTTTCCAATGAATCGAGCCTCTCAAAGTACCACGCCGCCAATCTGCTTGGCCTTGCCAGATATTTCCACTTACATTGTGTAGAGTTTGATTATTCTTTGAAAATTTAGAAATTAGCCACGTCGCCGGGATCTGTAAAATAATAAAAATTAAAAATGCAATGAGTGCAAATAACCACCACTTCCATTGCTTAGACTTTTTCTTCATTCAGCCTTACCAACATGCAAATTATCGTCCTTATTTTGAGAGTAGCTCCCTAGTCTGACATTATGCATACTTTTTCAACATCGCCAATTCACTTCATATAAAAAAACCAAGCAATCGGGCTTGGCTTCGGTATTAAGACTATAAGTTGAACGTATGACAAAATCATGAAAACCGAGTGCTAAAAGAACTAAATGCAAATTTGATCTCAACAATCTATTTAAAGATGAATTTAAACACCCAATTTCTTAAATAATTTTCAAAACACACTTTAGTTATTTTTATGCATAAAAAAACCAGGCAAATCTGCCTGGCTTTTTAAATCGGCAATACGATTAGATTAAGAAATCTTCAAGTTTTGCGCCTTTTTCAATTTCAGCAACTAACCAGCGTGGTTGTTTACCACGACCAGTCCAAGTCTCTTCAGAATTGTTTTTGTTGCGGTAACGTGGCTCAACAGATTTACGTGTTGTTTTCTTACGTTTTTGAGCACCAAACTCAAGAAGTTGTTCAACACTAAAACCTACATTTTCAGCAATCTCGATAATTTGATTATAAGCATCTTCGATTGCTTGATCTTTTTTACTTGCAATTAAAGCTTCCGCTTCTTCTTGTAAGCGTTTTAACTCTTCAACAGATAATTCACTGATATCCGGTTTCATTAATAAATACTCCAGTCTTACAGACAATTCAAAATAATACAGACAAAATTTAAAAACATAAAATCAAGACCAATATTATTTATAATCTATTCAATAAGCAATAGTTTGAAAGCCGTGTTCATCAGAATAACTAAAAAAATTACCTTTTAATTACATTATCAATTATAAATGAAATATATTTTATTAATATTTATTTAAGATAAATGTATTAAGTCATGCCCAACAGATTTTTCTAGCTCAATAATTTTTTGTTTTATTTCCTGAGGTATTTCACATTTTCGTTCTGTTAATTTATCTACGCAGACCATAACCGCCTCACCAGTAGCCACAATTTGTTGTTGTGTCTCGCTCCATAATATATAAGCCATACGGAATGCACTATTACGGAGCTCTTCCACGCGAACACCGACTTTCAGTACATCTGGATAAAAAACTGGCTTTAAATATTTACACTGACTTGAAGCTACAACGGTATATAATTGCGGCGTTAATATATTTATTGCTTCCATATATAAAATACGTGAGCTTTCAATATATCGATAATATTGTACATTATTGACATGACCGAAAGCATCCATATCTCCCCATGCGACTTTCTGTTCATATATTATCGGGTAGACAGACAGTTCTTTCATTTTTGCCTCATATTTTAAATTTTAAAAAATTCGCATCATTTTCAAAAATTAGGTTTAACTGTTTGATTAATACTTCATCTTCATTAAGCGTAGACTTAATACGTAAATAGCTCATTAAAATATTATCTGGATATAATGATAATAATGTTTCAGCCTCTGCTTGACGTCCAGTTGCCATATAGACATGCCATTTTGCAAAAGTTAAAACAGGCAAATTCATATATTGATTTTCAAACTCGATAATTTTTTCTTCGACATCTGCATAGTCTGGAACCTGTTTAAGCAGTTGTTGCTGAAACCACAGATAAAACACTTCTGGATCGAACTGTTCTTTTAATAAGTGTAGTGTTAAGGCTGCGTGCTGCATACTCATATCAGGCATACGCGCCAATAGTTTGAGCCATAACAACTTACTGCTATAAGGTCGAGTTTGAATTTCAGACTCTAAATCTAGATAACGTTGTTGCAAAGCATGCAGATCATCAACAGAAGCTTCATCAAACTGCTGAAGGAGTTGCTGTAACCATAAATCACGGTGCTCAGCATCTAGCAAACCATACTTCATTGACCGTAAATACACCCATGGGTGTTGCAGCGCCAATTGCCCCCATAACGCTGTTAATCGTTGCTGGTAGGCTGTTTCTATTTCCTCAAGCCAAGGCGATAACTGATGCTGGTATAAAAACTCAAGATGAGTTAATGCACGTTCAGCTTCGTTTTGGGCTAAAAAGATTTCGATTCGTTCTAATTCTGCCAATTCAAATGCCATAGGCGGTGATTGATCTAAAGCAGCCAATGCTTTTGGATAGTCTCCACTTAAAACCAGAAATTTGGCATCAATAATATTTTTTAAAAGCGCTGACTGAGTAAAAACACGTTCAATAAATACACGTTGATCTTCGGCGGCCTCTAATAACCAGACAATACCTAATTGTTCATAGGGATGAAGGTTTTTAAACTGGAAGATGTTTTCACTTTTCCTCTGCTCGCGAGAGGAATAACGTTTAACCCAAAGCCATATAAGTTGAGCAATAAAACTCATGGCAACAAAAGCAAGGGTTAATCCCCAGACATTTGTTTGCAACTGCAATTGTCGCCAGTAAATGTAGACATACCCCATTCCATAGCCATAACTCAATAAAGCTAAAGCGGCAAAGAGTATTAAACTAATTACGAAATAAACCGACAGGAGGTGTTTCATATCTCCTCCTTATGAGCCAATTAGACCAAGTGTAGATAATTTAGGAACAGGCACGATAGATAAATGCGCCACTTTAGCAATACGTTTTTTTAACTGTTGACTCGTTGCATCAGGCATTTCATCTAGCTTTTGCATCACAGATTGCAACTCGTTTTGGTACTCTGTCATTTTGCCTTGATTGAGTGCCTGTTCAGCAATTAATAGTCTTAATTGTACTTCTTTGAGTACCACACTTCGATTCATTAAATTAATAGACGGCGTTTCTACTTTTTCTATGCGGAACCATTTTTTCCACCAAGACACAGACTCGGATTGATCCATCTCAAGCTTAGGCTGAGCTAAAGCTTGCTGAATATTTTTATCAATCGTCTGTAATAAATCGTCGATCAATTGATGGCGCTGATTTTGAGCCAAAGTGAATTGTTGAACTGCTTGCTTATCTTGCTCAAGCGATTGGCTTAAACTATGTTGCAATGCTGGAGCAATTTCATAGTGCACGAGAGATAGCTGCAACTGATTTAATTGATCAACTGCATAAATCAATTGCTGCTGATCAATTGCAAATTGAATTAAATCTAACTTTTGTTTAATTAAAACTGTAGGAGCAATACCTATCGGTGGAGCATCTGGGTGAGCTACTGAACTTACTTTATCACCAGTATTTACAGGTTGATTCTGTAATTGCCGCTGTAAAGCAACCAATTGATCATTTAGATTGGCATAGTGCTGTTCTGATTGAAGCAGACTTTGCTTAAGCTCGGGAACAGTACGAGAAATTTGCCACATATCGTAACTGAGCTTAGCCAACCAAGCCATGCCCAGTAAAATGATGATAGAAACAAGTTTTCTCATACGAATCCTTATAATGCCTGAATGTGATGAATCATCCCCGAAGGCGATAAATTTTCAAGTTGAATAATGTGAAAATGAGCCTGTTGTTGATCGCGATATTCTTTAACAATTTGAAAAAGACGTGGTCCTAAAACCAAATATACACAATCAGGTTGTACATTATTTTTTAAACAAAGCTCTAACCAATATTTCCAGCTGGCCTCACTGGTAATTAAGACCAGCCATTTATGTAAATTATAATTTGAATTCTGTGTCAGATGTTTGAATGTAGAATATGAGGTTTCTGGGCATTGCCGATGATATAAAACGAAATTTAAAATCTGAATGCCTTGCTGCTGTAAAGTTTCCATCATAAATTGACGGCCACCCTCTCCTCGCCAGAAAGCGACACTACCGTCCTGTTTCATATTATGAAGAATCGGTAGGTTTAACATTCCCTCAGAAGTTTCCACATCTGGAATATGTGCGTCAACGCCATACTCATGAAGACGATTAGCGGTAGCCTGTCCGACCGCAATCCACTGAATATGTG
This genomic stretch from Acinetobacter oleivorans DR1 harbors:
- the secE gene encoding preprotein translocase subunit SecE, with protein sequence MSNDKSRDALSDAPIPQRNNSAEVVRSGSPLDIVLWVIAIAFLLLATMVNQYLPAYWAPANNIWVRVGAIFACIVVALGLLYATHQGKGFVRLLKDARVELRRVTWPTKQETVTTSWQVLLVVVVASLVLWCFDYGLGWLIKLIIG
- the tuf gene encoding elongation factor Tu, which encodes MAKAKFERNKPHVNVGTIGHVDHGKTTLTAAIATICAKTYGGEAKDYSQIDSAPEEKARGITINTSHVEYDSPIRHYAHVDCPGHADYVKNMITGAAQMDGAILVCAATDGPMPQTREHILLSRQVGVPYIIVFLNKCDLVDDEELLELVEMEVRELLSTYDFPGDDTPVIRGSALAALNGDAGQYGESSVLALVEALDSYIPEPERAIDKAFLMPIEDVFSISGRGTVVTGRVEAGIVKVGEEVEIVGIKDTVKTTVTGVEMFRKLLDEGRAGENCGVLLRGTKREDVQRGQVLAKPGTIKPHTKFDAEVYVLSKEEGGRHTPFLNGYRPQFYFRTTDVTGAIQLQDGVEMVMPGDNVEMSVELIHPIAMDPGLRFAIREGGRTVGAGVVAKVTA
- the trpE gene encoding anthranilate synthase component I, coding for MTTLAQFEQLKASGYNTIPVYRQRLADTETPLSVFARFKEQKQAYLFESVEGGENWARYSMIGLGESTVFSCNAGVLSIQHADGSITQEDCLDPFEYIREFQKQFTVPPAELLPDLPSFTGGLVGYLGYDAVRYIEPRLKNVPAADPITLPDLWLMLSKTVIVFDNLKDTLFLIVHADTAQPNAYEDAQQKLDQLEQLLATPVSLQAKPHTPPHFESITGKAKFLETIEKVKEYIRAGDVMQVVPGQRMVSDFDGEALQVYRALRHLNPSPYLFLVQGQTITDQKPFHIVGSSPEILSRLENGIATVRPLAGTRPRGKTKEEDIALEKDLLSDEKEIAEHLMLIDLGRNDVGRVSKIGKVKVTDQMVIERYSHVMHIVSNVQGEVRDDIDALDVFKATFPAGTLSGAPKIRAMEIIDEVEPVKRGVFGGAVGYLGWHGEMDMSIAIRTCVIRDKKVYVQAGAGLVADSNPESEWNETQIKARAVIKAVELSSNGLIL
- a CDS encoding phosphoglycolate phosphatase, with translation MSVAQLSKRDLILFDLDGTLVDSAADLYRSMNLSLQELKWPLITEAQIRAWVGKGVSKLCESVLLHIFGKLDAEQHKVLLQKFVDIYRAELCVNTQIYPGVTEFLKHCKTLNIHMACVTNKPVQLAQGLLDALELSSYFQVVLGGDSLSERKPHPLPLLHCMQSLKISASQSLMIGDSSNDIEAARRAGIDCIVVSYGYNHGENIYDCKPQQVVDSLAELII
- a CDS encoding FHA domain-containing protein; translated protein: MTWKLQAITGEITGQEISVDRDMLVGRHQDADVLLQAAEISRRHAALLLKDQLLWVQDLNSSNGTFINDIRIEQEKQLHDGDIVQFASFKFSVLAPAKEILDLPEIEAEPVQTAALTQDLSDQGMPSLAERAAETEVRRDGMPQNISIPKPAPIPEGVDVNVKQPSPVAFEEPVSRVAEEKEQQKNASVGLITIIILVILALLAWLFFK
- the gspD gene encoding type II secretion system secretin GspD, with amino-acid sequence MALLNHQRPLWALLAAAPLIATVSSSVYAQTWKINLRDADLTAFINEVADITGKNFAVDPRVRGNVTVISNKPLNKDEVYDLFLGVLNVNGVVAIPSGNTIKLVPDSNVKNSGIPYDSRNRLRGDQIVTRVIWLENTNPNDLIPALRPLMPQFAHMAAIAGTNALIVSDRAANIYQLENIIRNLDGTGQNDIEAISLQSSQAEEIITQLEAMSATGASKDFNGARIRIIADNRTNRILVKGDPETRKRIRHMIEMLDVPSADRLGGLKVFRLKYASAKNLSEILQGLVTGQAVSSSNNNSSSNSSNPINNLMGNNQNSSSNTSGSNGSSISTPSINLNGNSNNSNQNSISSFSQNGVSIIADNAQNSLVVKADPQLMREIESAIQQLDVRRQQVLIEAAIIEVSGDDADQLGIQWALGDLSSGIGLLSFSNVGASLSSIAAGYLSGGSAGAASAIAGGANKGNGATLALGNFENSRKAYGALIQALKSNTKSNLLSTPSIVTMDNEEAYIVVGQNVPFVTGSVTTNSTGINPYTTVERKDVGVTLKVVPHIGEGGTVRLEVEQEVSNVQTSKGQAADLITNKRAIKTAVLAEHGQTVVLGGLVSDDVELSRQGIPGLSSIPYVGRLFRSDSRSNTKRNLLVFIHPTIVGDANDVRRLSQQRYNQLYSLQLAMDRNGNFAKLPEQVDDVYNQKMTPPNITSQPKNYQQVPSGGKSSTVTTPVAVEPSVQRQTLQLPEPEVNRTKNTVTTTTLRPSTAP
- a CDS encoding type II secretion system protein N; its protein translation is MKVWMEKLQHLQWQKLDRLSVVVFAVLILWLCWKLASLFWWVIAPPQMMQFDRVELGSQQPQIPNISTFSLFNEPSANAAQENVNLELQGVMLGYPNRFSSAVIKLDNTADRYRVGETIGSTSYQLAEVYWDHVILRQGNGSTRELQFKGLPNGLYQPMTPDASQPTATAPQSSAPVNTTQEALGQAIQQMQGNREQYLKDMGVSGNSGGGFEVTERTPTALRNKLGLRPGDRIVSLNGQTVGQGQTDVQLLEQARRAGQVKLEIKRGDQVMTIQQNF